One window from the genome of Gadus morhua chromosome 16, gadMor3.0, whole genome shotgun sequence encodes:
- the LOC115561569 gene encoding uncharacterized protein LOC115561569, with the protein MAEETKGFVAACSICARGKSSHRAPAGLLRPLPVPHRPWSRIAVDFLTGPPPSDALETANLLVLQVFRLHGIPQDIALGASASLSSGYHPQTNGRTERAIQDLGSALRCLDTKHPVHETIRSRTELGEFHRLLQELRLDDDRLQRYLRLTPAQFDDLLARIGSRISRLDTNYRRSISASERLSIRLRYLATGDSYRTIANSFRVGITTVSSIVPNVATAIWDSLVEEFMAVPSTDEWRSIAGRFEERWNFPLCCVALDGKNVVIKAPAHLGSQFYNYKGTFSLVLLAVVDAEYCFRVIDVGGYGRTSDGGILANSAFGAALQSGILQLPADLPLPGADHRGPQPHVFVADEAIPSE; encoded by the exons ATGGCTGAAGAAACCAAGGGTTTCGTGGCTGCCTGTTCCATCTGTGCCCGCGGCAAATCGTCACACCGTGCTCCGGCTGGTCTCCTGCGCCCTCTACCTGTTCCTCACCGGCCGTGGTCGCGCATAGCAGTGGACTTCTTGACTGGTCCCCCGCCCTCAGACG CTCTGGAGACGGCGAACCTGCTGGTCCTGCAGGTGTTCCGGCTCCACGGTATCCCCCAGGACATT GCGCTAGGGGCGTCGGCCAGCCTCTCCTCCGGCTACCACCCACAGACTAACGGCCGGACGGAGCGAGCTATCCAGGACCTCGGGTCGGCATTACGTTGCCTCGACACCAAACACCccgttcatgagaccattcggagccgtACAGAGCTCGGTGAATTTCACCGTCTTCTGCAGGAGCTCCGTCTGGATGACGACCGCCTCCAACGCTATTTGAGGTTGACTCCGGCCCAGTTTGATGACCTGCTAGCTAGGATCGGTTCTAGGATCTCTCGGTTGGACACCAACTACAGGCGCTCCATCTCAGCTTCGGAGCGCCTGTCCATCCGTCTCCG ATACCTAGCCACTGGGGACTCCTACAGGACCATCGCAAATAGTTTCCGTGTTGGGATCACCACTGTCTCCAGCATTGTCCCTAATGTTGCCACTGCAATCTGGGACTCTctggtggaggagttcatgGCTGTGCCCAGCACAGATGAGTGGAGGTCCATTGCAGGGAGGTTTGAGGAGCGGTGGAATTTTCCTCTTTGCTGTGTAGCATTGGATGGGAAGAATGTGGTCATCAAAGCCCCTGCTCACTTAGGATCCCAGTTCTACAACTACAAGGGAactttctctcttgttctcttggCGGTTGTAGACGCGGAATATTGTTTCCGGGTGATTGATGTCGGGGGCTACGGAAGAACCAGCGATGGTGGGATTCTGGCCAACTCTGCTTTTGGTGCAGCTCTTCAGTCTGGCATCCTCCAACTGCCTGCCGACCTGCCACTACCAGGAGCTGACCACCGAGGACCACAGCCGCATGTCTTTGTGGCTGATGAGGCCATTCCCAGTGAATGA
- the LOC115561317 gene encoding chromodomain-helicase-DNA-binding protein 9 isoform X1: MEEKLIISVSAFPEIFNTTLASKDRTVKAKAWLKVSKEVGLNEDPCTSCEEPEAAAASEPIPPPPPPPTAAVTTPPIAPVRRTQKRGRVGGEGEGGTDREVPPGGVQEAASTCSSASASSSSSSSSSSSSSSSSSSSSSASLSEDKHFFKGIIPSLQRLSPHAKEHIQFQIYKLLHDANNLYNPGVLNLDSQFEPFAE; this comes from the exons ATGGAGGAAAAGCTCATCATTTCAGTCTCCGCATTCCCGGAGATCTTCAACACCACCTTGGCCAGTAAGGACCGGACGGTCAAGGCCAAGGCTTGGCTGAAGGTGAGCAAGGAGGTCGGGCTAAATG AAGATCCCTGTACAAGCTGTGAGGAGCCggaagctgctgctgcctctgaacccattccaccaccaccaccaccaccaactgctGCGGTCACCACTCCTCCTATTGCCCCAG TGAGGAGGACAcagaaaagagggagagtggggggggagggagagggagggacagatagAGAAGTGCCTCCTGGAGGTGTTCAGGAGGCCgcctccacctgctccagcgcctccgcctcctcctcctcctcctcctcctcctcctcctcctcctcctcctcctcctcctcctcctccagcgcctcTCTCTCCGAggacaaacatttttttaaagggATAATTCCTTCCCTGCAACGATTGTCACCCCATGCAAAAGAACACATACAATTTCAAATTTATAAATTATTGCATGACGCTAACAATTTATATAATCCAGGAGTGCTCAATTTGGACTCTCAATTTGAACCATTCGCTGAATAG
- the LOC115561317 gene encoding putative uncharacterized protein DDB_G0277255 isoform X2: MEEKLIISVSAFPEIFNTTLASKDRTVKAKAWLKVSKEVGLNDPCTSCEEPEAAAASEPIPPPPPPPTAAVTTPPIAPVRRTQKRGRVGGEGEGGTDREVPPGGVQEAASTCSSASASSSSSSSSSSSSSSSSSSSSSASLSEDKHFFKGIIPSLQRLSPHAKEHIQFQIYKLLHDANNLYNPGVLNLDSQFEPFAE; encoded by the exons ATGGAGGAAAAGCTCATCATTTCAGTCTCCGCATTCCCGGAGATCTTCAACACCACCTTGGCCAGTAAGGACCGGACGGTCAAGGCCAAGGCTTGGCTGAAGGTGAGCAAGGAGGTCGGGCTAAATG ATCCCTGTACAAGCTGTGAGGAGCCggaagctgctgctgcctctgaacccattccaccaccaccaccaccaccaactgctGCGGTCACCACTCCTCCTATTGCCCCAG TGAGGAGGACAcagaaaagagggagagtggggggggagggagagggagggacagatagAGAAGTGCCTCCTGGAGGTGTTCAGGAGGCCgcctccacctgctccagcgcctccgcctcctcctcctcctcctcctcctcctcctcctcctcctcctcctcctcctcctcctcctccagcgcctcTCTCTCCGAggacaaacatttttttaaagggATAATTCCTTCCCTGCAACGATTGTCACCCCATGCAAAAGAACACATACAATTTCAAATTTATAAATTATTGCATGACGCTAACAATTTATATAATCCAGGAGTGCTCAATTTGGACTCTCAATTTGAACCATTCGCTGAATAG
- the LOC115561310 gene encoding alpha-2-macroglobulin-like protein 1 isoform X2, protein MATVLLCVLVWTAFAWSPTRAHLNETIYAVTVSSRVTGGASETLCAHVLSSPEPLALRVTLEAQSGSTVILEETVSTDYYGCSTFQVPIVTSSTVATVNVTIQGESAVMSKETKVLIAPPAFLHLIVTDKPLYKPGQTVQFRIVSMDAGFIPFNELYKTVELQDPNRNRIAQWLDRAAVSGILDLSHPMSPEAAQGPYTITAWTEKGESTSRSFDIKEYVLPKYAVNIRLPNVINILQQEVPIQICGRYTYGKPVLGSIKVVVCREGQGHFVRRYPVPQEDICVTSQLQTDRTGCAAHFIRVSEFGPRDKMYRDMFEVTAEMEEYGTGVIIQASGQTPFSVNVRELTFENVADNTAYKPGIPFEGKVKLTGIDRKAVGDEVVYLYVDVNAASYNLTLLTQDNGMASFSLDTSLWKNSVVLTASSRPKEEQQSFVRGEALPAHPSAVLTMRPFYSKSKSFVKISANGHKSLCEGQSQVGAQYIIQGEELRPGQEELPFYYTVMSKGAIMRYGHLPVAVKEGIVNKGVLSIPLLGKAALSPYAQVVVYTLMPSGEVLADNKDFPVDQCFENRVKLEFSADRELPGGETSFRLESQPGSLCSVRAVDQSVLLLQPDQELSASYVFNKLPVQKLSGFSYRVEDREPNPCSQFGQEMERSTAKDDVYSVFKEIGIKLVTNSEVKKPATCVHRMYYRHKVRYSDSSRHRGNRQKIETVRSYFPDTWIWELIAVGDSGSVSVVKTLPDTITSWRAQAFCTSSSLGFGLSRDTALVAFQPFFVSLTLPYSVVRGEVFTLRATVFNYLPSCIMVRVQLSNSSHFSLRECADCQYTMCVCAEESRVFQWEVSPSSLGEVTLEVRAEALHTEQLCGNEVAPPPTVGRVDTVVRKLLVEAEGTPVAVTHNALLCPGEKPAEKNISLLLPDLFVAGSARASFSVLGDLMGRAMKNLDKLLAMPYGCGEQNMILFAPNIYILNYLTSTAQLTHAIKERATRFLESGYQRELTYRHDDGSYSAFGKSDASGNTWLTAFVMKSFGGAKPYIFIDPKLIVDSRTWLLSHRRQDGCITSVGKLFHNGMKGGVSDDVSLTAYITAALLELDAADPMVSGCLQCLRVAVAGKLENMYTTALLSYTFTLAGDQQTRAALLTALHQRSVTDGGTRHWKRAEASEKVLDSLEVEMTAYVLLAVLSGPPVPGFDLDYASSITRWLIQQQNPYGGFASTQDTVVALQALARYGAATYSSEGACVVGLSSLGGASWQFTVDQSTRLLYQEQALDRLPGDYRITAQGQGCVQAQIAMRYNIPPPGDFSSFHIAATTTAVCNSTRPTLTIRVDLRYQGRREETNMVIINLKLLSGYGLQQSTLQELKRESSVKRVDFEEGYINIYLDGLKKEVLRSYSVTLEEEEAVRNLRPAVVKVYDYYQTSDEAVADYSSPCAERDDVNDLLLERSEPPTRSTSIKLKPD, encoded by the exons CATCTACGCCGTGACTGTGAGCTCCAGGGTGACCGGAGGGGCATCTGAGACGCTGTGCGCCCACGTCCTCTCCTCCCCGGAGCCGCTGGCCCTCAGGGTGACTCTGGAGGCGCAGTCCGGGAGCACCGTCATCCTGGAGGAGACGGTTTCCACGGATTACTACGGCTGCTCCACCTTTCAG GTTCCCATTGTGACCAGCAGCACGGTGGCCACGGTCAATGTGACCATCCAGGGGGAGAGTGCCGTCATGAGCAAGGAGACCAAGGTCCTCATCGCCCCTCCAGCCTTCCTTCATCTGATCGTGACGGACAAGCCGCTCTACAAGCCTGGACAGACTG tcCAGTTCCGGATCGTCTCCATGGACGCTGGCTTCATCCCTTTCAATGAGCTG TATAAAACAGTTGAGCTTCAG GACCCCAACAGAAACCGCATCGCGCAGTGGCTGGATAGGGCCGCCGTCAGTGGCATCCTGGACCTCTCTCACCCCATGAGTCCAGAGGCCGCCCAGGGACCCTACACCATCACCGCCTGGacggagaaaggagagagcacCTCTCGCTCCTTTGACATCAAGGAATACG TTTTGCCAAAATATGCCGTCAACATTAGACTACCTAATGTCATAAATATTTTACAACAAGAAGTCCCCATACAAATTTGTGGAAG ATACACCTATGGAAAGCCTGTCCTTGGGTCCATCAAGGTGGTAGTTTGTAGAGAGGGCCAGGGCCATTTTGTACGGCGTTATCCTGTCCCGCAAGAAGACATCTGTGTGACATCACAACTGCAG ACGGACAGAACGGGCTGTGCAGCGCACTTCATTAGGGTATCAGAATTTGGCCCAAGAGATAAAATGTACCGGGACATGTTTGAGGTGACGGCTGAAATGGAGGAGTATGGCACTG GGGTGATCATTCAAGCCAGTGGCCAAACGCCCTTCTCTGTTAATGTCAGAGAACTCACATTTGAGAATGTTGCAGATAATACTGCCTATAAGCCAGGGATCCCATTCGAGGGCAAG GTCAAGCTGACTGGAATAGACAGGAAGGCGGTGGGGGACGAGGTGGTATATCTATACGTGGACGTCAATGCAGCGTCGTACAACCTCACGCTTCTGACCCAAGACAACGGCATGGCTTCTTTCTCCCTGGACACCTCCCTGTGGAAGAACAGCGTGGTTCTTACG GCAAGCTCTAGACCCAAGGAAGAACAGCAGTCATTTGTGCGTGGGGAAGCCCTGCCTGCACACCCCTCGGCAGTACTGACCATGAGGCCGTTCTACTCTAAGAGCAAGAGCTTCGTGAAGATCTCAGCCAACGGCCACAAGAGCCTCTGTGAGGGGCAGTCCCAGGTGGGCGCCCAGTACATCATCCAGGGCGAGGAGCTTAGGCCGGGGCAGGAGGAACTGCCCTTCTACTACACC GTGATGTCCAAGGGTGCAATAATGAGGTACGGCCATCTTCCAGTTGCTGTAAAAGAAGGAATCG TCAACAAAGGAGTGCTATCCATCCCCCTGCTTGGAAAAGCTGCCCTCAGCCCATATGCCCAAGTGGTGGTGTACACTTTGATGCCAAGTGGGGAGGTGTTGGCGGATAACAAGGACTTCCCAGTGGACCAGTGCTTCGAGAATAGG GTGAAGCTGGAGTTCTCAGCAGATCGAGAGCTGCCTGGAGGAGAGACCTCGTTTCGCCTGGAGAGCCAGCCAGGATCCTTGTGCTCCGTCAGGGCGGTGGACCAGAGCgtccttctgctgcagccggaTCAGGAGCTCAGCGCTTCTTAT GTGTTCAACAAGCTGCCTGTGCAGAAGCTGAGTGGCTTCAGCTACCGAGTGGAGGACCGTGAGCCGAATCCCTGCTCACAGTTCGggcaagagatggagagatccACCGCGAAGGACGACGTCTACAGTGTTTTTAAA GAAATTGGAATAAAACTTGTGACCAACTCTGAGGTGAAGAAACCAGCCACCTGTGTGCACCGTATGTATTATAGGCATAAAG TTCGTTATTCCGACTCATCGAGACACCGGGGAAATCGGCAGAAAATAGAAACTGTGAGAAGCTACTTCCCTGACACCTGGATCTGGGAGCTGATCGCTGTCGG AGACAGCGGGTCGGTGAGCGTGGTGAAGACGCTCCCTGACACTATCACCAGCTGGCGGGCCCAGGCcttctgcacctcctcctccctgggctTCGGCCTGTCCCGGGACACGGCGCTGGTGGCCTTCCAGCCCTTCTTCGTCAGCCTGACGCTGCCCTACTCGGTGGTCCGAGGGGAGGTGTTCACGCTCAGAGCCACCGTCTTCAACTACCTCCCTAGCTGCATCATG GTCAGGGTCCAGCTGAGCAACTCGTCCCACTTCTCCCTCAGAGAGTGTGCGGACTGCCAgtacaccatgtgtgtgtgtgcagaggagagcagggtttTCCAGTGGGAGGTCAGCCCCTCCTCCCTTG gggagGTGACCCTGGAGGTCCGGGCCGAGGCGCTGCACACGGAGCAGCTGTGTGGGAACGAGGTGGCGCCCCCGCCCACGGTGGGCCGGGTGGACACAGTGGTGCGCAAACtactggtggag GCAGAAGGCACCCCAGTGGCtgttacccacaatgcactccTCTGTCCTGGAG AGAAGCCAGCAGAGAAGAacatctctctcctgctgccaGACCTGTTTGTGGCTGGTTCTGCCAGGGCCTCTTTCTCTGTGTTGG GGGACCTGATGGGCCGGGCCATGAAGAACCTGGACAAACTGCTGGCCATGCCGTACGGCTGCGGGGAGCAGAACATGATCCTGTTCGCCCCAAACATCTACATCCTCAACTACCTGACCAGCACCGCACAGCTGACACACGCCATCAAGGAGCGGGCCACGCGCTTCCTGGAGAGCG GCTACCAGAGAGAGCTCACCTACCGGCATGACGATGGCTCCTACAGTGCTTTTGGCAAGAGCGATGCGTCTGGAAACACCTG GCTGACTGCCTTTGTGATGAAGTCGTTTGGCGGCGCCAAGCCCTACATCTTCATCGACCCCAAACTAATCGTGGACTCCAGAACCTGGCTGCTCAGCCACCGGCGGCAAGATGGATGCATCACATCAGTTGGAAAACTGTTTCACAACGGCATGAAG GGCGGGGTGAGCGACGACGTGTCTCTGACCGCCTACATCACGGCTGCACTGCTGGAGCTGGATGCA GCAGACCCCATGGTGTCGGGGTGCCTGCAGTGCCTGAGAGTGGCAGTAGCGGGAAAGCTGGAGAACATGTACACCACAGCCCTCCTCTCCTACACCTTCACCCTGGCAGGGGACCAGCAGACCAGGGCCGCGCTCCTCACCGCTCTCCACCAGCGCTCCGTCACAGACG GGGGCACGCGCCACTGGAAGCGGGCGGAGGCCTCTGAGAAGGTTCTGGACTCCCTGGAGGTTGAGATGACGGCCTACGTACTGCTTGCGGTTCTCTCCGGACCCCCGGTGCCGGGCTTCGACCTAGACTATGCCTCCAGCATCACACGCTGGCTCATCCAACAGCAGAACCCCTACGGCGGCTTCGCCTCTACGCAG GACACGGTGGTGGCCCTCCAGGCCCTGGCCCGCTACGGCGCTGCCACCTACAGCTCGGAGGGTGCCTGCGTGGTGGGGCTGAGCTCGCTGGGCGGGGCCAGCTGGCAGTTCACCGTGGACCAGAGCACCCGGCTGCTGTACCAGGAGCAGGCGCTGGACCGCCTGCCCGGGGACTACCGCATCACGGCCCAGGGGCAGGGCTGTGTCCAGGCACAG ATCGCCATGCGTTACAACATCCCCCCTCCTGGTGACTTCAGTTCCTTCCACATCGCCGCAACAACGACCGCTGTGTGTAACAGCACCCGGCCCACACTGACCATCAGAGTGGACCTCAG GTACCaaggtaggagagaggagaccaacATGGTGATCATCAACCTCAAGCTCCTGTCAGGCTATGGCCTTCAGCAGAGCACTCTGCAGGAG ctgaagagagagagcagtgtgaAGCGTGTGGACTTTGAAGAGGGCTACATCAACATCTACCTCGACGGC CTGAAGAAGGAGGTGTTGAGGAGCTACAGCGTGAccctagaggaggaggaggccgtcaGGAACCTGAGGCCGGCCGTGGTGAAGGTGTACGACTACTACCAGACAA GTGACGAGGCAGTGGCAGACTACTCCTCCCCTTGTGCGGAGC GTGATGATGTGAATGATCTACTATTGGAACGATCGGAGCCACCAACAAGAAGCACATCAATCAAATTAAAGCCGGACTAA
- the LOC115561310 gene encoding alpha-2-macroglobulin-like protein 1 isoform X1, whose product MATVLLCVLVWTAFAWSPTRAHLNETIYAVTVSSRVTGGASETLCAHVLSSPEPLALRVTLEAQSGSTVILEETVSTDYYGCSTFQVPIVTSSTVATVNVTIQGESAVMSKETKVLIAPPAFLHLIVTDKPLYKPGQTVQFRIVSMDAGFIPFNELYKTVELQDPNRNRIAQWLDRAAVSGILDLSHPMSPEAAQGPYTITAWTEKGESTSRSFDIKEYVLPKYAVNIRLPNVINILQQEVPIQICGRYTYGKPVLGSIKVVVCREGQGHFVRRYPVPQEDICVTSQLQTDRTGCAAHFIRVSEFGPRDKMYRDMFEVTAEMEEYGTGVIIQASGQTPFSVNVRELTFENVADNTAYKPGIPFEGKVKLTGIDRKAVGDEVVYLYVDVNAASYNLTLLTQDNGMASFSLDTSLWKNSVVLTASSRPKEEQQSFVRGEALPAHPSAVLTMRPFYSKSKSFVKISANGHKSLCEGQSQVGAQYIIQGEELRPGQEELPFYYTVMSKGAIMRYGHLPVAVKEGIVNKGVLSIPLLGKAALSPYAQVVVYTLMPSGEVLADNKDFPVDQCFENRVKLEFSADRELPGGETSFRLESQPGSLCSVRAVDQSVLLLQPDQELSASYVFNKLPVQKLSGFSYRVEDREPNPCSQFGQEMERSTAKDDVYSVFKEIGIKLVTNSEVKKPATCVHRMYYRHKVRYSDSSRHRGNRQKIETVRSYFPDTWIWELIAVGDSGSVSVVKTLPDTITSWRAQAFCTSSSLGFGLSRDTALVAFQPFFVSLTLPYSVVRGEVFTLRATVFNYLPSCIMVRVQLSNSSHFSLRECADCQYTMCVCAEESRVFQWEVSPSSLGEVTLEVRAEALHTEQLCGNEVAPPPTVGRVDTVVRKLLVEAEGTPVAVTHNALLCPGAEKPAEKNISLLLPDLFVAGSARASFSVLGDLMGRAMKNLDKLLAMPYGCGEQNMILFAPNIYILNYLTSTAQLTHAIKERATRFLESGYQRELTYRHDDGSYSAFGKSDASGNTWLTAFVMKSFGGAKPYIFIDPKLIVDSRTWLLSHRRQDGCITSVGKLFHNGMKGGVSDDVSLTAYITAALLELDAADPMVSGCLQCLRVAVAGKLENMYTTALLSYTFTLAGDQQTRAALLTALHQRSVTDGGTRHWKRAEASEKVLDSLEVEMTAYVLLAVLSGPPVPGFDLDYASSITRWLIQQQNPYGGFASTQDTVVALQALARYGAATYSSEGACVVGLSSLGGASWQFTVDQSTRLLYQEQALDRLPGDYRITAQGQGCVQAQIAMRYNIPPPGDFSSFHIAATTTAVCNSTRPTLTIRVDLRYQGRREETNMVIINLKLLSGYGLQQSTLQELKRESSVKRVDFEEGYINIYLDGLKKEVLRSYSVTLEEEEAVRNLRPAVVKVYDYYQTSDEAVADYSSPCAERDDVNDLLLERSEPPTRSTSIKLKPD is encoded by the exons CATCTACGCCGTGACTGTGAGCTCCAGGGTGACCGGAGGGGCATCTGAGACGCTGTGCGCCCACGTCCTCTCCTCCCCGGAGCCGCTGGCCCTCAGGGTGACTCTGGAGGCGCAGTCCGGGAGCACCGTCATCCTGGAGGAGACGGTTTCCACGGATTACTACGGCTGCTCCACCTTTCAG GTTCCCATTGTGACCAGCAGCACGGTGGCCACGGTCAATGTGACCATCCAGGGGGAGAGTGCCGTCATGAGCAAGGAGACCAAGGTCCTCATCGCCCCTCCAGCCTTCCTTCATCTGATCGTGACGGACAAGCCGCTCTACAAGCCTGGACAGACTG tcCAGTTCCGGATCGTCTCCATGGACGCTGGCTTCATCCCTTTCAATGAGCTG TATAAAACAGTTGAGCTTCAG GACCCCAACAGAAACCGCATCGCGCAGTGGCTGGATAGGGCCGCCGTCAGTGGCATCCTGGACCTCTCTCACCCCATGAGTCCAGAGGCCGCCCAGGGACCCTACACCATCACCGCCTGGacggagaaaggagagagcacCTCTCGCTCCTTTGACATCAAGGAATACG TTTTGCCAAAATATGCCGTCAACATTAGACTACCTAATGTCATAAATATTTTACAACAAGAAGTCCCCATACAAATTTGTGGAAG ATACACCTATGGAAAGCCTGTCCTTGGGTCCATCAAGGTGGTAGTTTGTAGAGAGGGCCAGGGCCATTTTGTACGGCGTTATCCTGTCCCGCAAGAAGACATCTGTGTGACATCACAACTGCAG ACGGACAGAACGGGCTGTGCAGCGCACTTCATTAGGGTATCAGAATTTGGCCCAAGAGATAAAATGTACCGGGACATGTTTGAGGTGACGGCTGAAATGGAGGAGTATGGCACTG GGGTGATCATTCAAGCCAGTGGCCAAACGCCCTTCTCTGTTAATGTCAGAGAACTCACATTTGAGAATGTTGCAGATAATACTGCCTATAAGCCAGGGATCCCATTCGAGGGCAAG GTCAAGCTGACTGGAATAGACAGGAAGGCGGTGGGGGACGAGGTGGTATATCTATACGTGGACGTCAATGCAGCGTCGTACAACCTCACGCTTCTGACCCAAGACAACGGCATGGCTTCTTTCTCCCTGGACACCTCCCTGTGGAAGAACAGCGTGGTTCTTACG GCAAGCTCTAGACCCAAGGAAGAACAGCAGTCATTTGTGCGTGGGGAAGCCCTGCCTGCACACCCCTCGGCAGTACTGACCATGAGGCCGTTCTACTCTAAGAGCAAGAGCTTCGTGAAGATCTCAGCCAACGGCCACAAGAGCCTCTGTGAGGGGCAGTCCCAGGTGGGCGCCCAGTACATCATCCAGGGCGAGGAGCTTAGGCCGGGGCAGGAGGAACTGCCCTTCTACTACACC GTGATGTCCAAGGGTGCAATAATGAGGTACGGCCATCTTCCAGTTGCTGTAAAAGAAGGAATCG TCAACAAAGGAGTGCTATCCATCCCCCTGCTTGGAAAAGCTGCCCTCAGCCCATATGCCCAAGTGGTGGTGTACACTTTGATGCCAAGTGGGGAGGTGTTGGCGGATAACAAGGACTTCCCAGTGGACCAGTGCTTCGAGAATAGG GTGAAGCTGGAGTTCTCAGCAGATCGAGAGCTGCCTGGAGGAGAGACCTCGTTTCGCCTGGAGAGCCAGCCAGGATCCTTGTGCTCCGTCAGGGCGGTGGACCAGAGCgtccttctgctgcagccggaTCAGGAGCTCAGCGCTTCTTAT GTGTTCAACAAGCTGCCTGTGCAGAAGCTGAGTGGCTTCAGCTACCGAGTGGAGGACCGTGAGCCGAATCCCTGCTCACAGTTCGggcaagagatggagagatccACCGCGAAGGACGACGTCTACAGTGTTTTTAAA GAAATTGGAATAAAACTTGTGACCAACTCTGAGGTGAAGAAACCAGCCACCTGTGTGCACCGTATGTATTATAGGCATAAAG TTCGTTATTCCGACTCATCGAGACACCGGGGAAATCGGCAGAAAATAGAAACTGTGAGAAGCTACTTCCCTGACACCTGGATCTGGGAGCTGATCGCTGTCGG AGACAGCGGGTCGGTGAGCGTGGTGAAGACGCTCCCTGACACTATCACCAGCTGGCGGGCCCAGGCcttctgcacctcctcctccctgggctTCGGCCTGTCCCGGGACACGGCGCTGGTGGCCTTCCAGCCCTTCTTCGTCAGCCTGACGCTGCCCTACTCGGTGGTCCGAGGGGAGGTGTTCACGCTCAGAGCCACCGTCTTCAACTACCTCCCTAGCTGCATCATG GTCAGGGTCCAGCTGAGCAACTCGTCCCACTTCTCCCTCAGAGAGTGTGCGGACTGCCAgtacaccatgtgtgtgtgtgcagaggagagcagggtttTCCAGTGGGAGGTCAGCCCCTCCTCCCTTG gggagGTGACCCTGGAGGTCCGGGCCGAGGCGCTGCACACGGAGCAGCTGTGTGGGAACGAGGTGGCGCCCCCGCCCACGGTGGGCCGGGTGGACACAGTGGTGCGCAAACtactggtggag GCAGAAGGCACCCCAGTGGCtgttacccacaatgcactccTCTGTCCTGGAG CAGAGAAGCCAGCAGAGAAGAacatctctctcctgctgccaGACCTGTTTGTGGCTGGTTCTGCCAGGGCCTCTTTCTCTGTGTTGG GGGACCTGATGGGCCGGGCCATGAAGAACCTGGACAAACTGCTGGCCATGCCGTACGGCTGCGGGGAGCAGAACATGATCCTGTTCGCCCCAAACATCTACATCCTCAACTACCTGACCAGCACCGCACAGCTGACACACGCCATCAAGGAGCGGGCCACGCGCTTCCTGGAGAGCG GCTACCAGAGAGAGCTCACCTACCGGCATGACGATGGCTCCTACAGTGCTTTTGGCAAGAGCGATGCGTCTGGAAACACCTG GCTGACTGCCTTTGTGATGAAGTCGTTTGGCGGCGCCAAGCCCTACATCTTCATCGACCCCAAACTAATCGTGGACTCCAGAACCTGGCTGCTCAGCCACCGGCGGCAAGATGGATGCATCACATCAGTTGGAAAACTGTTTCACAACGGCATGAAG GGCGGGGTGAGCGACGACGTGTCTCTGACCGCCTACATCACGGCTGCACTGCTGGAGCTGGATGCA GCAGACCCCATGGTGTCGGGGTGCCTGCAGTGCCTGAGAGTGGCAGTAGCGGGAAAGCTGGAGAACATGTACACCACAGCCCTCCTCTCCTACACCTTCACCCTGGCAGGGGACCAGCAGACCAGGGCCGCGCTCCTCACCGCTCTCCACCAGCGCTCCGTCACAGACG GGGGCACGCGCCACTGGAAGCGGGCGGAGGCCTCTGAGAAGGTTCTGGACTCCCTGGAGGTTGAGATGACGGCCTACGTACTGCTTGCGGTTCTCTCCGGACCCCCGGTGCCGGGCTTCGACCTAGACTATGCCTCCAGCATCACACGCTGGCTCATCCAACAGCAGAACCCCTACGGCGGCTTCGCCTCTACGCAG GACACGGTGGTGGCCCTCCAGGCCCTGGCCCGCTACGGCGCTGCCACCTACAGCTCGGAGGGTGCCTGCGTGGTGGGGCTGAGCTCGCTGGGCGGGGCCAGCTGGCAGTTCACCGTGGACCAGAGCACCCGGCTGCTGTACCAGGAGCAGGCGCTGGACCGCCTGCCCGGGGACTACCGCATCACGGCCCAGGGGCAGGGCTGTGTCCAGGCACAG ATCGCCATGCGTTACAACATCCCCCCTCCTGGTGACTTCAGTTCCTTCCACATCGCCGCAACAACGACCGCTGTGTGTAACAGCACCCGGCCCACACTGACCATCAGAGTGGACCTCAG GTACCaaggtaggagagaggagaccaacATGGTGATCATCAACCTCAAGCTCCTGTCAGGCTATGGCCTTCAGCAGAGCACTCTGCAGGAG ctgaagagagagagcagtgtgaAGCGTGTGGACTTTGAAGAGGGCTACATCAACATCTACCTCGACGGC CTGAAGAAGGAGGTGTTGAGGAGCTACAGCGTGAccctagaggaggaggaggccgtcaGGAACCTGAGGCCGGCCGTGGTGAAGGTGTACGACTACTACCAGACAA GTGACGAGGCAGTGGCAGACTACTCCTCCCCTTGTGCGGAGC GTGATGATGTGAATGATCTACTATTGGAACGATCGGAGCCACCAACAAGAAGCACATCAATCAAATTAAAGCCGGACTAA